A window of Physeter macrocephalus isolate SW-GA chromosome 6, ASM283717v5, whole genome shotgun sequence genomic DNA:
AAATGAAGAGCACACTGACCCTGGGGTTTGGGAGGATTATAATATACTCAGGTCTGCGACTAAGACTGATAGAATTTGCACTAATCTGTTGTGTAAAAAGAAAGGGTAAATTGTATGTACTATATGTAAAGTCTTTCTATAGAACTGGAAACTTATTTTGTATCATTCTGTTAATAGAGAGCCTTTGAATAACAGTAAGTTGATTTTAAGTTGCCACTAGTACATAAACTTCCTGatggcagggatttttgtctcttttgttcactaCTTTATCTGTAGAGACAGTGCCTacagagtaagcattcaataaatatttgttgaatggatgaattatGAAATAGCTCAGTAATATGATACTGTATTTGAATCAGATGTTCATTATGCATTATTTTATCACTGGTTACAAAATGTGACCTTAGACTGCTGCCCAGTTGGCTACACAAATATCACCAGGGAAGCACATTAATAAGACATGTTCCCTGGCCTTCCACAACAAAATTCTGACTCAGCAGGCTTAGGGTAGGGCAGACAAAAAGGTTTGTTAGGTATAGCCAAGTTTAAGGTGCTCTGAAAAATCTATCCCTTGTGTAGAGCccatatttgtaaaatgttttgaaacaaaAGAATTACTTCTTCACAGTAACACATAACACAGTAATGTTGGACAAAGCCAGTATCTTTCCtatagatcagtggttctcaaccaggtgcaatttcaccccacccccacccccaggagatatttggcaatgtctggagatatatTTGGTTGTTACAAGTGGAGAGAGGAGGTTGTACTGGCATCtggtggatagaggccagggctgctgctaAATATCTTACAATGTAGAGGACAGCCTCCACAATggagaattatctggcccaaatgGCAGTAATGCCGAGATCGAGAAAACCTGTTATAGACTAACTGTTACGTTAAGCTTTCTCTTATGTGAAGGTTGTAGTTCAGGCACATAATTTGATGCCTGGAATTACCAAATGCCCATTAGAATGGGCCAGTTGCAACAGGCCTCTCCTGTGTGGGatgtaaggtgttttttttttttatctactTGATAAGCCTTTGGAGTTGGAGTTCTTTGCCATAGCAAAGTATGTATTCTGTAATCTTTCCATCACCTGcctaaaacattaattaaatcaTGATTATTATGAATGTAGAAGATTCTTTATACCTTTAAGGTCTTAAATTCAATCTGTCTTATAACTTCAGGTAAGTAATGGAAGTTGAAgcgtataaaaaacaaaacacttcaggCACATAGTCTCTATAGCAATTTTGTAAAAGATGTCaaagtgagaattttttttaagtcagtagATTTAGGAACTTTTCCAAAGTAAGCATGGAAAATTATAATTTGGGGTttagaaaatcatattttaaatctcttttctctGCATCATCATGCTACCTAAGATGTTGGATTATAGGAATTTTGCTAGCCCTATTGTCATATATTATTAACTCACATGTACTTATTTTTATAGATACAGGAATTTTCCTGTGGTGGAGGCGAATTGGTCAATGCTGCATAATGAAAGGCCATACTTGTGTAATTTCGTAGGAACCATTTATGAAAATTCATCCAGACAAGCACTAATGAACATTTTGAAACAAGATGGGAATGATAAGCTTTGTTGGGTTTCAGCAAGAGAACAGTAAGTTCTATGTCTACTTGATTCATCCATTTTGTCTCCAATCTGAGAGTTGCTTTGTGTGACAGCACAGGTTTTCATAGACATTTTTAACTCCATTAATACCAGTCTTTCTCCAGAAGATACATTAGTAATCAAAGTTGTGAAGAAACTatgttatatacattaaaaatagagAGACTCTCCTGTAGTCCATCTTGAAGGGGAATGCTGGTAACTATCATATGCAAATGTCAATTGTTCAGGTTTCCTCAATAATATTTGTTAGTCAGATTTGAACACAGGAGATTGTAAATGACAGTAATGGTCTTAGGTTCATCTCTGAGATGTTCAGCAAACCAGTGCAGTGTTCCAAGACTGGCATGCCATACTCCTTACACCTTCAGGAACCTGGCACCACCCTGAGGACAGAGGCCATGTACTATTCTTCTTTGAATCCCCAGGTGTAACATAGGACCTTGAATAAAGTAGGCCAGGATAAGTGgggagtggatggatggatttaACTGGGTTAACTTTCTTCCATCTTTTACATGGTAATCATGAAACAGGTGTTCATGGACTGAAGGAAGAAATTTGGggatcattcattttatttttagataaacaaATGGAGTTTCATGTGTAAAGCAGAgtcatcagagaaggaaaaatgtcCTTTTAGATCTGGAAATACATTAATTGGAGCAGATACTCTCTTTTAGAAAGCCTGACTctactacaaccaagaatactctacccagcaagactctcattcaaatttgatggagtgatcaaaagctttacagacaaacagaAGCTAAAAGAGTACAGCACCAGCCTTACAACacatgttaaaggaacttctctaagtgaaaaaagaaaatgccgcaactagaaagaagattacaaaatgaaagaagtaaaggcaaacatacagtgaAAGCAGGAAATCACCACACACAAAGCTGATAGGgaggttaaaatacaaaaatagtaaaatcatccatatccacaataagcagttaagacagcagtccccaacctttttggcacaagggaccagtttcatggaagacaatttttctacgGACTTGGGGTGGTGGGGGTGTTGATGGTTTgcggatgattcaagcacattcattacatttactctgtgtactttatttctgttattattacattgtaatatataatgaaataattatacaactcaccataatacagaatcagtgggagccctttgcttgttttcctgcagctagatggtcccatctgggggtgatgggaggcagtgacacccgaagtgtgttgcttatgtccagtctactccataaGATGCagcttgtcacttgccactcactgatagggtttgtttttttaaaaattaatttacttatttggttgtgccgggttttagttgcagcacgtgggctccttagttgcggcatgcaggctccttagttgtggcatgtgaactcttagttgcagcatgcatgtggcatctggttccctgaccagggattgaacccaggccccctgcattgggagcatggggtcttatccactgtgccaccagggaagttccactgatagggttttgatatgagtctgcaagcaattgatttattatggtctctgtacagtcaaacctctctgctaatgataatctgtatttgcagccactccccagcgctagcatcgctgcctcagctccacctcagatcatcaggcattagattctcataaagAGTGCACAACCTAGATCTCTcacatgcacagttcacagtagggttcgccctcctatgagaatctaatgccaccactgatctgacaggaggtggagctcaggtggtaatgcgagcagTGAGGagggctgtaaatacagatgaagctttgttcactcgcccgccactcacctcctcctgtgaggcccggttcctaacaggccacggaccactaccggtctgtggcccaggggttgggacCCCTGAGTTAAGGGAtgcacaaaacaattagatgtaaaatattatatcaaaaacagtaattgggaggatttccctggtggtccagtggttaagaatgcgcctttcaatgcaggggacatgggtttgatccctggttggggaactaagatcctacatgtcatggggcaactaagcccgcacgccacagctattgagctcacgtgcctcaacgacagagcccgtgtaccgcaaactacagagtccacatgTTCTGGAGCCtacacaccacaactaaagagagaaaatccacacaccacaactagagagaagcccgtgcaccacaatgaagagactgtgtgctgtaacaaaatattcccacatgcctcaacagagatcccatgtgccacaactaagacccgacacagccaaaaataaagaaaataaatatttttaaagtgaagaatagaaaccatataatcatctcgaTAGAAAAAACTTTGGATAAAGTTCAgcatccttttatgataaaaactctccagaaagtgggcatagagggagcatacctcaacataataaaggccatatatgacaaatccacagctaacataatactcagtggtgaaaagatgaaaacatttcctctgagatcaggaacaagacaaggttgcccactctcactgcttttattcaacatagttttgtaagtcctagctacagcagagaagaaaaagaaacaaaaggaatccaaattggaaaggaagaagtaaaactgtcacgtttgcaaatgacatgatactatacatagaaaatcctaaagacgccaccagaaaactactagagttcatcaatgaattcagtagagtcgcaggattcaaaattaatatacagaagttggttgcatttctgtacactaacaatgaactatgagaaagagaaattaaggaaacagtctcaTATACtatctcatcaaaaagaataaaataactaggaataaacctacctagggaggtaaaagatctatactcagagaactataagacactggtgaaagaaattgacgataacacaaatagatggaaagatataccttgttcttggattgaaaaaatcaatattgttaaaatgacagtACTatccaatgcaatctacagattcagtgaaatccctatcaaaatatcaatggcattcttcacagaattcgaacaaatcattttaaaatttgtatggaaacacaaaagaccccaaatagccaaaacaatcttgagaaagaggaacagagctggaggaatcatgctccctgacttcagactatactacaaagctacagcatcAAATCAATGTGGTACCAgcatagaaacagacacatagatcaatggaacagactagagagcacagaaataaacccacacacttattgTCAATTTAGCTAtgacaaatgaggaaagaatatacaatggagaaaagacattctcttcaataagtggtgctgggaaaattggacagctacacgtaaaataatgaaattagaacattcgctaacaccataataaaaataagctcaaaatggattaaagacctagatataagaccagatactataaaattcctagaagaaaacatagacagaatactctttgacataaatcacagcaatatttttttggatctgtctcctaaagcaaaggaagcaaaagcaaaaataaacaaatgggacctaatgtatatatatatataaccctGACCCTTGAGTGTCCAGCAGTCATCTATCTCCCTTGTCCATGtattcttcctctctcctggaAGACTGTTTCATaccttcttctctcttcccaactGCTCTTACCTTATGACCCTATtgcttatttcactgagaaaataggaAGTCAGGAGGGAACGTCTAGTTTTCTTACTAGCCTCTCAGCTCCTACCCTTGCTCCGTACAATCTATTCTCAACACAACAGCCAGATAGATTCTGATAAAACATAAATGAGGTCAGTTACCCCTCTGATCAAAACTCCGTGTGATGGGTGCTCTGACTTCATCTTCTACACCTCTCCCCTTCAGTTACCCTGCTTTAGCCACCCTGGCTTCCTTGCTGTCCCTTGAACATGCCTGGCACATGCCATGTCATGGCCTTTATGCTTGCTCTGTGCTCTTTTCTTCACCCAGATATCTGTGTGGTTTGCTCCCTCACTTCTGGCTCTCTGCTCAGATGCCCATGCAGTGAGACACTCCCTGATCACCTATTTACAGTTGCAATACCATCCTACCAAAAACTCCCTCCTcacttctctgctttatttttccacaCAACACGTAACACCTTCTAAATAATTTACTGACTTGACCTGGTTACTATCTGTCTCCACCACTAGAACTGTGATAAtaagctccataagggcaggAATTTGGATGGAAGGTGAGGTAGAGAAAGAAGACACGCACTTACAAAATTTTGGATGATATAATTTCATTCAGAAATTGTATGGccactagattttttaaaatgtgtagctGTAAACTTctcaaattcttaaatattttcaagaaatctATTTGGGCAAGATTTTATTCATCTCTTCTGCCTGCCATCTCTATAATGTGTTTACCATTTCTTGTAACCaacattaaaagataaaatattttctttcacaaaagaTATGCTTAGTAAAGTGAaaacttcagttttttttctgattttctaggTGGCAGCCtcaagaaacaaatgaaagcCTTAAGAATTATCAAGATGCTCTGCGTCAGAGTGATCTCACGTTGTGCCCAGCAGGAGTAAACACGGAGTGTTACAGAATATATGAGGCTTGCTCCTATGGCTCCGTTCCCGTGGTAGAAGACGTAATGACAGCTGGCAGCTGTGGAAATTCATCTGTTTACCATAATGCTCCTCTGCAGTTACTCAAGTCCATGAATGCTCCCTTTATCTTTATTAAGAACTGGAAGGAACTTCCTgctattttagaaaaagagaaaactataattttacaagaaaagattcaaagaagaaaaaggttacTTCACTGGTATCAGTACTTCAAAGCAGAGCTAAAAATGAGATTTATTAATATTGTGGAAAGTTCATTTCTAAAGAACAATAAAGGTTAACTGTAGTTCATCTTTTTGAGCTaagatctgattttttaaatcatttctaatactgggtatgtgtgtgtgtgtttatgtgtttattaATGTTCCTTAAGTTGCCCCTAGACCCTAGGTTATGTCTGTAGTATTGACCAAGTACAGCCTTATTGGGCCACTcctgaaaataaagttaaaatgttaCTGAAACTCATTTGTACAAAGTTGAGTGATTCAGCATAATCAACTCTTCTCATTCATTTAAACCTGCTCTAGAGAAGCAGCATTGTGTAGTGGAAAGactaggctttggagtcagacaaaacCTGGGTTAAAATCTTACCGCTGCACCTACTATCTGGGGACCTTGAGCAAGCCACCTCATTGTTCTGAGTCTTGGTTCCTTTCCATGTAGAATGGAGATAATGGTACCTCATAGGGTTGGTtgtaaatatgaaatgaaataatatataaagtactcaataattgtaataatttctaattcatttttaagtCCTTACTAGTTAATAATagggttaaatattttaaatatttaaatattttaacacatgATCATTTCCACAATTGGGGAGTAATCATGTCATGATAGGAATGTATGTGGATAAATCTTACAGAGTTAGACTTTTAGATTACTCAAGTTTTGTTGGATCACATATGTTGAGGTAGGTGCCTAGATACAGAATTTGGTCATAATCCATACAAAACATGGACTGGGGGCAGTCAGGAGCCAGAAAATTAGTATCTAAACTCAACAGAAGTTGTCATTGAAGTATGGAGTAAGACTAGCCAACTCAAAGGAGAGTGCTTTGTGCAAAGGCTGTCTGATGCTCTCGGGGAGCAGCGGCTTTGATTAAGGCTGAGAGAGTGGTCTTGTATCTTCAGGACCTTGGGCTCCTGAAAGGATGCAGGCGACTTTGGGCTCAATCAGTTGCTTTGCCTGGCTTCTTATTTTCTCAGGAATCCTATGGCTTAGCTCCGGTGAAATCAGGGAATTAACATCATCATTCCTTCCAGGAGCTTTTTGTCTCCTTATTATATGAATGGCCATAGATACTGAACAAGTGTAAACTACCCACACTTTCTTATACCTGGAGCTCCCACAGGGGTGTCCACATCACCAGAAGGTCTGGCAGCCTCGATGTAAAGAACCTCATCTTTGCACCATATTGGAGAATCATCATGGTGCCTGCCACAACCCTATCCA
This region includes:
- the RXYLT1 gene encoding ribitol-5-phosphate xylosyltransferase 1 isoform X3, with translation MLHNERPYLCNFVGTIYENSSRQALMNILKQDGNDKLCWVSAREQWQPQETNESLKNYQDALRQSDLTLCPAGVNTECYRIYEACSYGSVPVVEDVMTAGSCGNSSVYHNAPLQLLKSMNAPFIFIKNWKELPAILEKEKTIILQEKIQRRKRLLHWYQYFKAELKMRFINIVESSFLKNNKG